The Primulina huaijiensis isolate GDHJ02 unplaced genomic scaffold, ASM1229523v2 scaffold41399, whole genome shotgun sequence genome has a window encoding:
- the LOC140969379 gene encoding uncharacterized protein, which yields MAHTRKTNQDTSRIQEENNAHLSGAGGPPPTGPRPTINLTPEDLAKIVSDAVEAALARKPLANHSTRLEQEREHTREEQGEERREEERESSAGSKSPTVADELEELRKKVRVLEGQVGSKNNTQVVKGCPFSDIIVREPLPRHFKLAKIKDYDGSSNPEEHLARFENMAMLHCYGDQIKCKVFLTTLVDSAQRWFEGLASQSIHCFEDFQKVFLHQFSSSKKYKKTAFSLFEVRQGQDETLRAYVK from the coding sequence atggctcatacCAGAAAGACGAACCAAGACACTTCTCGAATTCAGGAAGAAAATAACGCACACCTTTCTGGTGCAGGTGGCCCACCACCCACTGGTCCCCGGCCTACTATTAACTTGACACCCGAGGACTTGGCTAAAATTGTATCTGATGCTGTGGAAGCAGCTTTGGCAAGAAAGCCCCTCGCTAATCATTCTACTCGGCTAGAGCAAGAGCGAGAACACACGCGAGAGGAGCAGGGGGAAGAAAGAAGAGAGGAGGAGAGAGAGTCAAGTGCAGGATCTAAGTCTCCTACTGTGGCAGATGAGTTGGAGGAGTTAAGGAAGAAGGTGAGAGTGTTGGAGGGGCAAGTTGGTTCTAAAAACAATACTCAAGTTGTCAAGGGCTGCCCATTTTCCGACATCATCGTCCGAGAACCACTTCCCAGGCACTTTAAATTAGCCAAAATTAAGGACTATGATGGGAGCTCTAACCCCGAGGAGCATCTTGCTCGCTTTGAAAATATGGCCATGTTACATTGCTATGGAGACCAGATCAAGTGTAAAGTATTTTTAACTACCCTGGTCGACTCTGCACAAAGATGGTTCGAAGGGTTGGCATCACAGAGCATTCATTGTTTCGAGGATTTTCAAAAGGTATTCTTGCATCAATTCAGCAGCAGCAAGAAATACAAAAAAACtgcttttagtctttttgaagtAAGGCAGGGCCAAGACGAAACTCTGAGAGCTTACGTCAAGTGA